Proteins co-encoded in one Bacillus infantis NRRL B-14911 genomic window:
- a CDS encoding glycogen/starch/alpha-glucan phosphorylase, with protein MFSDKEEFKEVFLTRLEMTSGKSFPDSTKRDQYQTLGHMVREYVSMNWINTNERSRMIKQKQVYYLSIEFLLGRLLRNNLLNLGIHKVVEEGLQDLGIELGDLEESEPDAGLGNGGLGRLAACFLDSLASLDLPGHGCGIRYKHGLFEQKIVDGYQVELPEQWLRHGNVWEIRKADSAVEIPFWGRVECSEEEGRLVFRHLPGETVTAVPYDMPVAGYQTETVNTLRLWSAEPSPFPQHKNIMQYKRETELISEFLYPDDTHDEGKILRLKQQYFLVSASIRSIIESFKKQHGNMKDFNQFISIHINDTHPVLAIPELMRILVDEEKMAWEEAWDITVSTISYTNHTTLSEALEKWPIRLFQPLLPRIFMIAEEINKRFCLKLEEKYPGDWERIRSMAIISDGEVKMAHLALAGSHSVNGVAALHTEILKHREMKQFYELYPEKFNNKTNGITHRRWLLNSNPRLAGLISEAIGPGWIKEPQRLGEMAKFAEDSSMLLELELIKEENKQRLARRVKQQTGLSIDTSSIFDIQVKRLHAYKRQLLNVLHIMHMYNRIKEGDSHIQPRTFIFGAKASPGYYYAKKIIKLINTVAEKVNNDPAANKLIKVVFLENYRVSLAEEIFPAADISEQISTASKEASGTGNMKFMMNGALTVGTLDGANVEILERVGEENIFIFGLAAEEVLRYQQNGEYRSMDYYHLDKRISTIINQLTNGFFPYAGDEFESIADSLLMHNDQYFVLRDFDSYAAIQKQAANAYGDRLGWQRKSLMNIAASGHFSSDRTIREYAEEIWHIQPAASHSK; from the coding sequence ATGTTTTCGGATAAGGAAGAGTTCAAGGAGGTCTTTTTGACAAGGCTTGAAATGACCAGCGGGAAAAGCTTTCCTGACAGCACGAAGCGCGATCAGTACCAGACCCTCGGACATATGGTGAGGGAATATGTCAGTATGAACTGGATCAACACAAATGAGCGCAGCAGGATGATCAAGCAAAAACAGGTCTATTATTTATCCATTGAATTCCTTCTTGGACGGCTGCTGCGCAATAATCTGCTTAATCTCGGCATTCATAAAGTCGTTGAGGAGGGGCTGCAGGACCTTGGCATTGAACTGGGCGATCTTGAAGAGTCAGAGCCCGATGCGGGCCTGGGGAACGGGGGGCTTGGCAGGCTTGCGGCCTGTTTCCTTGATTCCCTTGCATCGCTCGATCTGCCAGGGCATGGGTGCGGTATACGCTATAAGCATGGGCTTTTTGAGCAGAAGATTGTCGACGGATATCAGGTCGAGCTGCCGGAACAGTGGCTGAGGCACGGAAACGTCTGGGAAATAAGAAAGGCTGATTCTGCAGTGGAAATCCCTTTTTGGGGAAGAGTGGAATGCAGCGAGGAGGAAGGCAGGCTGGTTTTCAGGCATCTGCCTGGTGAAACGGTTACTGCAGTTCCGTATGATATGCCGGTTGCAGGGTACCAAACTGAGACAGTCAATACATTGAGGCTCTGGAGTGCAGAGCCTTCTCCTTTTCCTCAGCATAAAAATATTATGCAATACAAAAGGGAAACTGAGCTGATTTCGGAATTCCTGTATCCGGATGACACACATGATGAAGGGAAAATCCTCCGTCTTAAGCAGCAGTATTTTCTTGTATCAGCGAGTATCCGGTCGATTATAGAGTCCTTTAAAAAGCAGCATGGAAATATGAAGGATTTTAATCAGTTTATCAGCATCCATATAAATGATACCCATCCGGTGCTTGCGATTCCGGAATTGATGAGAATTCTTGTAGATGAAGAAAAGATGGCCTGGGAGGAAGCGTGGGATATTACGGTTTCAACCATTTCCTATACAAATCATACGACGCTTTCCGAAGCATTGGAAAAATGGCCGATCCGTCTATTTCAGCCTCTTCTTCCGAGAATCTTTATGATTGCGGAAGAAATCAACAAGCGGTTCTGCCTGAAGCTGGAGGAAAAGTACCCCGGTGATTGGGAGCGGATCCGGTCAATGGCCATCATCTCCGATGGAGAAGTGAAAATGGCGCATCTGGCCCTTGCCGGAAGCCACAGTGTCAATGGAGTGGCGGCTCTTCATACAGAAATTCTTAAACACAGAGAAATGAAACAGTTTTACGAATTGTATCCCGAAAAATTCAACAATAAAACCAATGGCATTACACACAGACGGTGGCTGCTGAATTCCAACCCCCGCCTTGCGGGCCTGATCTCAGAAGCCATCGGTCCCGGCTGGATAAAGGAGCCCCAGCGCTTGGGAGAGATGGCCAAATTTGCTGAAGACAGCAGTATGCTCCTGGAGCTTGAGCTGATCAAAGAGGAAAATAAACAAAGGCTTGCCCGCCGGGTCAAGCAGCAGACAGGCCTTTCCATTGATACGTCATCTATTTTTGATATCCAGGTAAAGAGGCTTCATGCCTATAAAAGGCAGCTGTTGAATGTGCTTCATATAATGCATATGTATAATAGGATAAAAGAGGGGGATTCCCACATTCAGCCCCGGACTTTCATATTCGGTGCTAAGGCGTCTCCAGGCTATTATTATGCGAAAAAGATCATCAAACTCATCAATACAGTTGCTGAAAAAGTGAATAATGACCCGGCAGCGAATAAGCTGATTAAAGTCGTATTTCTTGAAAATTACCGGGTATCCCTTGCCGAAGAAATTTTCCCTGCTGCAGATATCAGTGAACAGATTTCCACCGCCAGCAAGGAGGCATCAGGAACGGGCAATATGAAATTTATGATGAATGGGGCACTGACCGTCGGTACTCTGGACGGCGCCAATGTAGAGATACTGGAGAGGGTTGGGGAAGAGAATATTTTCATTTTCGGGCTGGCTGCCGAAGAAGTTCTCCGTTATCAGCAGAATGGTGAATACCGGTCAATGGACTATTATCATCTTGATAAAAGGATCAGCACCATCATCAATCAGCTGACCAATGGATTTTTCCCTTATGCCGGGGATGAATTTGAAAGCATCGCGGATTCGCTGCTGATGCATAACGATCAATATTTTGTCCTCCGCGACTTCGATTCCTATGCTGCCATACAGAAACAGGCAGCTAATGCGTATGGAGACAGGCTTGGCTGGCAGCGGAAAAGCCTGATGAATATAGCCGCATCAGGTCATTTCTCCAGCGACCGCACCATTCGTGAATATGCCGAAGAAATTTGGCATATCCAGCCGGCAGCAAGCCATTCTAAATAA
- a CDS encoding GlgC family sugar phosphate nucleotidyltransferase, translated as MNKRLLGVIDATTYHEGLEELIVHRSLAAVPFAGRYRLIDFVLSSMVNSGIASVAIFPKFQYRSLMDHLGSGKNWDLNRKRDGLFFFPSPLLDGPRQGVGSFNHFAANLDYFYRSNQEYSLIANCYTVLNMDFRPALERHIQSGCDITELRHNGKSLEMYLVKTSQLIEFIENRNETGYSCMSDIAADLNHVYKVCAYEYTGHVARIDSIESYYLASMSMLEPETFNKLFRKDQPVYTKVKDEPPARYLKGAGVKNSMVANGCLIEGTVENSIISRAVRIGKGSVVKNCIIMQKCQIGENCILDSVIIDKDVRIESGTVMEGSPVQPIVIRKGTIQGALMNS; from the coding sequence TTGAATAAGAGATTGCTGGGCGTTATAGATGCAACAACCTACCATGAAGGATTGGAAGAACTGATAGTCCACCGCTCTCTTGCGGCAGTGCCCTTTGCAGGCCGCTACCGGTTGATAGATTTTGTTCTCTCCAGCATGGTGAATTCAGGGATTGCCAGTGTGGCCATTTTCCCGAAATTTCAATACAGGTCACTGATGGACCATCTTGGATCAGGAAAGAACTGGGATTTGAACAGAAAGAGAGACGGCCTCTTTTTCTTTCCATCTCCGCTCCTTGATGGGCCTAGGCAGGGGGTAGGTTCCTTCAATCATTTTGCAGCCAACCTTGATTATTTCTACCGCAGCAATCAGGAATATTCTTTAATAGCAAATTGCTACACTGTTCTTAATATGGACTTTCGGCCGGCCCTTGAGAGGCATATCCAATCCGGATGTGACATTACGGAACTCAGGCATAACGGAAAATCCCTTGAAATGTATCTTGTGAAAACTTCCCAGCTGATCGAATTCATCGAAAACAGAAATGAAACAGGCTATTCCTGTATGAGCGATATAGCAGCCGACCTGAACCATGTTTATAAGGTCTGTGCGTACGAATATACAGGGCATGTTGCGAGGATCGACTCGATTGAAAGCTACTATCTGGCAAGCATGAGCATGCTTGAGCCCGAAACCTTCAACAAGCTGTTCCGTAAAGATCAGCCAGTTTATACGAAGGTAAAGGATGAGCCGCCTGCGAGGTACCTGAAAGGCGCAGGGGTGAAGAACAGCATGGTGGCAAACGGATGCCTTATAGAGGGAACGGTTGAAAACAGCATCATCTCCAGGGCTGTCAGGATTGGAAAAGGATCAGTTGTGAAAAATTGCATCATTATGCAAAAATGCCAGATCGGAGAAAACTGTATATTGGATTCAGTCATCATCGACAAAGATGTCAGAATTGAATCAGGGACTGTCATGGAAGGTTCTCCTGTGCAGCCAATCGTAATCCGGAAAGGAACTATACAAGGGGCGCTGATGAATTCATGA
- a CDS encoding TraR/DksA C4-type zinc finger protein, with the protein MITKDQINDLKSMLEEDKKTIEEQLDSDTNSRFDNESARDTVGELSMYDNHPGDAGTELFEREKDQAIEEHQNEELDKVNKALQAIEDGTYGKCRECGKDLPFERLEAVPTALYCVDHAPSQHPASDRPAEEDVLSPNHDNHFNFDDYKDINDEQDSFEQAASYGTSETPSDFNGQHKDYNSLYDTDHNDEGFTEEYETFSATDIEGKNRRVVRSDTEEQYQQELEDENLDAPFGKVPYKKGDSYLEDKENK; encoded by the coding sequence ATGATTACAAAGGATCAGATCAACGATTTGAAGTCTATGCTGGAAGAAGATAAGAAGACCATTGAAGAACAGCTGGACAGTGATACGAACAGCCGCTTTGACAATGAAAGCGCAAGGGATACAGTCGGTGAACTTTCTATGTACGATAACCACCCCGGTGATGCGGGCACTGAGCTTTTTGAAAGAGAGAAAGATCAGGCAATCGAAGAGCATCAGAACGAGGAATTGGATAAAGTGAACAAAGCCCTCCAGGCAATTGAGGATGGGACTTACGGAAAGTGCAGGGAGTGTGGAAAGGACCTTCCATTTGAAAGACTTGAGGCAGTCCCAACGGCTTTATATTGTGTTGACCATGCTCCTTCTCAGCATCCTGCATCAGACCGGCCTGCAGAGGAAGACGTGCTGAGTCCCAATCATGACAACCATTTTAATTTTGATGATTACAAAGACATTAATGATGAACAGGACAGCTTTGAACAGGCTGCCAGCTATGGCACCTCCGAAACACCGTCCGATTTCAACGGTCAGCATAAGGATTATAACAGTCTGTATGATACGGATCATAATGATGAAGGATTCACAGAAGAATATGAAACCTTCAGTGCGACTGATATAGAAGGGAAAAATCGAAGGGTTGTCCGCTCGGATACAGAAGAGCAATACCAGCAGGAATTGGAAGATGAAAATCTGGATGCGCCGTTCGGCAAGGTCCCTTATAAAAAAGGGGACAGCTATCTGGAGGATAAGGAAAACAAATGA
- the glgB gene encoding 1,4-alpha-glucan branching protein GlgB, with amino-acid sequence MAVKTMLPTDYQMHLFHEGTLFDSHRLFGAHVIFEDGKTLTRFAVWAPNAKEVRVVGDFNSWNGDDFKLHRMNNEGVWHIVIEKDLAGCLYKYEILTQEGTRLHKADPYAFYSEKRPGTASVVWPLEGYKWNDQSWLKGRMKKNTFAEPAVIYEMHAGTWKRNNGNSLLNYRELADEIVPYVLEHGFTHVELLPLVEHPLDASWGYQGTGYFSPTSRYGKPQDFMYFVDQCHQHNIGVILDWVPGHFCKDAHGLYKFDGTHLFEYKNEKDRENYVWGTSNFDLGRNEVQSFLISNALFWLETYHIDGFRMDAVSNIIYWPNSHEQHQNPYGIEFLRKLNSTIRQYDPSIFLAAEDSSNLPQVTSPAHYGGLGFHYKWNMGWMNDVLAYMETSPEARSGKHGNITFSLLYAFKENFILPLSHDEVVHGKKSLLNKMPGDYWRKFAQFRLLLGYMMAHPGKKLLFMGFEIAQFSEWKDSEELDWNLLDYEMHQKANRYTKDLIRLYRRSRPLFELDHVQEGFEWIDADNREQSIFSFVRFSAAEGEHLIAVCNFTADPYRNFRIGVPHAGSYREIFNSDKEEYGGSGWINKKVVKTEELEYHGRPYSIQMAIPPFGITILRPVKHRKERKGNGKDKMCGHAAGRGKRIKA; translated from the coding sequence ATGGCTGTGAAAACGATGTTACCCACCGACTATCAGATGCATTTATTTCATGAAGGCACCCTTTTTGACAGCCACCGTCTTTTTGGTGCCCACGTAATATTTGAAGATGGCAAGACCCTAACCAGGTTCGCTGTATGGGCTCCTAACGCCAAGGAAGTCAGGGTTGTAGGGGACTTTAACAGCTGGAATGGGGATGATTTCAAATTACATAGAATGAATAATGAAGGGGTATGGCACATAGTAATTGAGAAGGATTTGGCAGGCTGCCTCTATAAGTATGAAATATTGACACAAGAAGGCACCAGGCTGCACAAAGCTGATCCATATGCCTTCTATTCAGAGAAAAGGCCAGGCACAGCTTCAGTTGTATGGCCGCTTGAAGGCTATAAATGGAATGACCAGTCATGGCTGAAAGGAAGGATGAAGAAAAATACCTTTGCAGAACCGGCAGTCATCTATGAAATGCATGCCGGAACGTGGAAACGGAATAATGGCAACAGTCTGCTGAATTACAGGGAGCTGGCGGATGAAATTGTGCCTTATGTCCTTGAACATGGTTTCACACATGTAGAATTGCTCCCTCTTGTCGAGCATCCGCTCGATGCCTCCTGGGGCTATCAGGGGACAGGGTATTTTTCTCCGACCAGCCGGTATGGGAAGCCGCAGGATTTCATGTATTTTGTCGATCAATGCCACCAGCATAACATCGGTGTCATCCTGGACTGGGTTCCCGGCCACTTTTGCAAAGATGCCCATGGACTCTATAAATTCGACGGAACCCATCTCTTTGAATATAAGAACGAGAAGGATAGGGAGAATTATGTATGGGGCACTTCAAACTTTGACCTGGGCCGAAATGAAGTGCAGAGCTTTTTAATCTCCAATGCATTATTCTGGCTGGAAACCTATCATATAGACGGGTTCAGAATGGATGCAGTTTCTAATATTATTTATTGGCCCAATTCCCATGAACAGCATCAGAATCCGTATGGAATTGAATTCCTCCGCAAGCTCAACAGCACTATCAGGCAATATGATCCCTCCATTTTTTTAGCAGCTGAAGATTCATCCAATCTCCCTCAGGTGACCTCTCCTGCCCATTATGGCGGCCTGGGCTTTCATTACAAATGGAATATGGGCTGGATGAATGACGTACTGGCATATATGGAAACCAGTCCAGAGGCGAGGTCTGGAAAGCATGGCAATATTACATTTTCACTCTTATACGCTTTCAAGGAAAACTTTATATTGCCTCTCTCCCATGATGAAGTTGTACATGGAAAGAAGTCTCTCCTCAATAAAATGCCTGGAGATTATTGGAGAAAGTTTGCCCAGTTCCGGCTGCTCCTGGGCTATATGATGGCACATCCAGGTAAGAAACTGCTGTTTATGGGCTTTGAAATCGCCCAATTTTCAGAATGGAAAGATTCAGAAGAGCTTGACTGGAATCTGCTGGATTATGAAATGCACCAGAAAGCAAACAGGTATACAAAGGATTTGATACGGCTTTACAGGAGGTCCAGGCCCCTATTTGAACTGGACCATGTCCAGGAAGGCTTTGAGTGGATTGATGCAGATAACCGGGAACAATCGATTTTCTCTTTCGTCCGCTTCAGTGCTGCCGAGGGTGAACACCTCATTGCAGTATGCAACTTTACAGCCGACCCGTATCGGAATTTCAGGATCGGAGTCCCGCATGCCGGAAGCTACAGGGAAATATTCAACAGCGATAAGGAAGAATATGGGGGATCCGGCTGGATCAACAAAAAAGTAGTCAAAACAGAAGAACTGGAATACCACGGCCGGCCTTATTCAATTCAAATGGCTATCCCGCCGTTTGGTATTACTATTCTGCGTCCTGTTAAACATAGAAAGGAGAGGAAAGGGAATGGCAAAGACAAAATGTGTGGCCATGCTGCTGGCAGGGGGAAAAGGATCAAGGCTTAA
- a CDS encoding glucose-1-phosphate adenylyltransferase, giving the protein MAKTKCVAMLLAGGKGSRLNSLTENLAKPAVPFGGKYRIIDFTLSNCTNSGIDTVGVLTQYQPLVLNSYIGIGSAWDLDRMNGGVTVLPPYAESSEVKWYTGTASAIFQNINYLKQHEPEYVLILSGDHIYKMNYDLMLDYHIEKNADATISVKEVPWEEASRFGIMNTNDDLSIAEFDEKPENPRNNMASMGIYIFKWDVLKEYLELDDLDKDSSHDFGKDIIPRLLNDRKSLYAYPFSGYWKDVGTVQSLWEANMDLLDDDCQLDLNDYSWRIYSVNPNHPPQYIAPMAEVDESMINEGCVIEGEIYKTVLFQGVEVKAGSIIKESVIMPNAVIGKNVFIERAIVPSDMHIPDGTVIRDDENEGEIILVTEEMIKEIHS; this is encoded by the coding sequence ATGGCAAAGACAAAATGTGTGGCCATGCTGCTGGCAGGGGGAAAAGGATCAAGGCTTAACTCTCTGACTGAGAATCTTGCAAAGCCAGCTGTACCATTTGGAGGCAAATACAGGATCATTGATTTCACCTTGAGCAATTGCACAAATTCAGGGATTGATACAGTCGGGGTCCTGACCCAATATCAGCCTCTTGTACTTAATTCTTATATCGGCATAGGAAGCGCCTGGGATTTGGACAGAATGAACGGAGGGGTAACCGTTTTGCCGCCATATGCCGAATCTTCAGAGGTCAAGTGGTATACAGGCACGGCGAGCGCAATATTCCAAAATATAAACTATCTTAAACAGCATGAACCTGAGTATGTGCTCATCCTGTCAGGTGATCATATCTACAAAATGAATTATGACCTGATGCTTGATTATCACATTGAAAAGAACGCTGATGCTACCATTTCCGTCAAAGAAGTTCCCTGGGAGGAAGCCAGCCGCTTCGGAATCATGAATACGAACGATGATCTGAGCATTGCAGAGTTTGATGAGAAGCCGGAGAATCCGAGAAATAATATGGCTTCGATGGGAATTTATATATTTAAATGGGACGTACTTAAGGAGTATCTGGAACTGGACGATCTGGATAAGGACTCTTCACATGACTTCGGAAAGGATATTATTCCAAGGCTTCTGAATGACCGCAAAAGTCTCTATGCCTATCCTTTCAGCGGTTACTGGAAGGATGTGGGGACTGTGCAAAGTCTTTGGGAAGCCAATATGGACTTGCTGGATGACGATTGCCAGCTGGATCTGAATGACTATTCCTGGAGGATCTATTCTGTTAACCCCAACCATCCGCCGCAATATATCGCACCGATGGCGGAAGTGGATGAATCCATGATCAATGAAGGCTGTGTTATTGAGGGGGAAATTTATAAAACGGTCCTCTTTCAGGGAGTAGAGGTCAAAGCGGGTTCAATTATAAAAGAGTCGGTCATTATGCCGAATGCTGTCATCGGAAAAAATGTCTTTATTGAAAGAGCAATTGTTCCTTCTGATATGCACATACCGGACGGAACGGTTATCAGAGATGATGAAAATGAGGGTGAAATAATCCTTGTGACAGAGGAAATGATTAAGGAAATCCATTCATAG
- the glgA gene encoding glycogen synthase GlgA produces the protein MKVLFAVSECVPFVKSGGLADVAGSLPKELKKLGTDVRIILPKYGSIPETYKKKMKKVREFSVSVGWRNQYCGIEELVHDGVIFYFVDNEYYFLRDQLYGYFDDGERFAYFSRAVLESMRELDFYPDIIHCHDWHTGMVPFLLSVQYRHIKEYASIKSVFTIHNLQFQGIMPKEALGDLFGLEEFCFNAEQLEFYGCINFMKAALTSADKITTVSPTYKAEIQNEYYGEKLDGLLRMRDGDLAGILNGIDADFYDPENDPMIAAPYNVNLLTNKGKNKRSLQKMAGLPEHPEVPIIAMITRLTSQKGLDLVKCVFQELMSAEVQFIVLGTGEEEFEQFFAGMEQEYPEKVRAYLRFNEDLAHKIYAGADLFLMPSKFEPCGLGQLIAMRYGTIPIVRETGGLNDTVHSYNGEAGEGNGFSFTNFNAHDMLYTINRAIYYYSRKEEWKELVKRTMSLDYSWAQSAFKYSKLYEGLVSGE, from the coding sequence ATGAAAGTCTTATTCGCTGTATCTGAATGTGTGCCATTCGTTAAATCAGGGGGGCTTGCCGATGTGGCAGGCTCCTTGCCGAAAGAATTGAAAAAGCTGGGAACGGACGTAAGAATCATTCTGCCAAAGTATGGGAGCATACCGGAAACTTATAAGAAGAAAATGAAAAAGGTCAGGGAGTTCAGCGTTTCCGTGGGCTGGCGAAACCAGTACTGCGGAATCGAAGAGCTTGTCCATGACGGTGTCATTTTTTATTTTGTCGATAACGAGTATTATTTTTTACGTGACCAGCTTTACGGATATTTTGATGATGGAGAAAGATTTGCTTACTTCAGCAGGGCTGTCCTGGAAAGCATGAGAGAGCTTGATTTCTATCCTGATATTATTCATTGCCATGACTGGCATACAGGCATGGTCCCCTTCTTGCTGAGTGTCCAATACAGACACATAAAGGAATATGCTTCTATAAAAAGCGTATTTACCATTCATAATCTTCAGTTCCAGGGCATCATGCCAAAAGAGGCGCTAGGTGACTTATTTGGCCTTGAAGAGTTTTGTTTTAATGCAGAGCAGCTCGAATTTTATGGCTGCATCAATTTTATGAAGGCGGCCCTTACATCTGCCGATAAAATAACAACCGTCAGTCCTACCTATAAAGCTGAAATTCAGAATGAATATTATGGAGAGAAGCTTGATGGGCTGCTTAGGATGCGGGACGGTGACCTGGCCGGCATACTTAATGGGATTGATGCTGATTTTTATGATCCGGAAAATGATCCGATGATTGCTGCGCCGTATAATGTGAATCTATTAACAAATAAAGGCAAAAATAAACGCAGCCTTCAAAAGATGGCCGGCCTCCCGGAACACCCGGAAGTACCCATTATTGCAATGATTACAAGACTGACGAGCCAAAAAGGCCTTGATCTTGTAAAGTGTGTCTTTCAAGAGCTGATGTCAGCGGAGGTACAATTCATTGTCCTTGGCACCGGAGAAGAGGAATTTGAACAATTCTTCGCCGGAATGGAGCAGGAATATCCGGAAAAGGTGAGAGCGTATCTACGCTTTAATGAGGATTTGGCCCATAAAATATACGCAGGCGCAGATTTATTCCTGATGCCTTCAAAGTTTGAGCCATGCGGCCTCGGACAGCTGATCGCCATGAGGTACGGGACGATACCGATTGTCAGGGAGACGGGGGGATTAAACGATACAGTCCATTCATATAATGGGGAGGCAGGAGAAGGAAACGGCTTCTCCTTTACTAATTTTAATGCCCACGATATGCTCTATACCATTAACCGGGCCATTTACTATTATAGCCGGAAAGAAGAGTGGAAAGAGCTGGTCAAGAGGACGATGAGCCTGGATTACAGCTGGGCCCAGTCTGCGTTCAAGTACAGCAAGCTTTACGAAGGGCTTGTTTCAGGGGAGTGA
- a CDS encoding 1,4-dihydroxy-2-naphthoate polyprenyltransferase, producing the protein MQPQTHPDPSPAMKSGGWRVWWQLTRPHTLTAAFVPVLLGTALAIDTTDISFSLFLAMLVASLLIQAATNMFNEYFDFKRGLDTAESIGIGGAIVREGIKPKTVIQLAFALYFIALLLGVYICMNSSWWLAAVGLVCMAAGYLYTGGPFPIAYTPFGEIVAGFFMGMMIILISFFIQTGTVTTLSVMISVPIFILVGLILMANNIRDLDGDKEFGRKTLAILLGRDKAIYFLGIMFTISYIWIFVMIAAGYISPWLAIVALSVPKAVKATKGFIGKTKPAQMMPAMVATAQTNTIFGFLLSVGLFLGYLL; encoded by the coding sequence ATGCAACCACAAACGCATCCCGATCCTTCGCCTGCCATGAAATCGGGCGGATGGAGAGTCTGGTGGCAATTAACCAGGCCGCACACCTTGACGGCAGCTTTTGTGCCCGTCCTGCTGGGCACTGCTTTGGCAATAGATACAACAGATATCAGCTTCAGCCTTTTCTTGGCCATGCTCGTGGCCAGCCTTCTGATCCAGGCGGCTACGAATATGTTCAATGAATATTTTGACTTTAAGCGCGGCCTTGATACAGCTGAATCCATTGGGATTGGCGGCGCCATCGTGCGTGAAGGGATTAAACCTAAGACAGTGATTCAGCTTGCCTTTGCCCTTTACTTCATCGCGCTGCTCCTTGGCGTTTATATCTGCATGAACAGCAGCTGGTGGCTTGCCGCGGTAGGACTTGTCTGTATGGCAGCCGGCTATTTGTATACTGGAGGCCCTTTCCCGATTGCCTATACGCCATTTGGGGAAATTGTAGCAGGCTTCTTCATGGGTATGATGATCATCCTCATATCCTTCTTTATCCAGACAGGCACAGTTACCACGCTTAGTGTGATGATTTCAGTTCCTATTTTCATCCTCGTCGGACTGATCCTGATGGCCAACAATATCAGGGATCTGGATGGAGACAAGGAATTTGGCAGGAAGACCCTGGCAATTCTGCTCGGCAGGGACAAGGCAATATACTTCCTTGGGATCATGTTCACCATTTCTTATATATGGATATTCGTAATGATAGCTGCAGGCTATATCTCTCCGTGGCTGGCCATTGTCGCTCTCAGTGTCCCAAAGGCTGTGAAGGCAACAAAGGGCTTCATCGGCAAAACAAAGCCTGCCCAAATGATGCCTGCCATGGTGGCTACCGCTCAGACGAACACCATTTTCGGTTTTCTGCTGTCTGTCGGCCTGTTTCTGGGATATCTGCTGTAA